The Corynebacterium glaucum genome includes a region encoding these proteins:
- a CDS encoding Na+/H+ antiporter subunit D: MPYLTVMPLILPAAAAGLILISGRHLRTQRTIALFTLFALAVISATMIIAVDIHGIQTVQMGGWDAPIGITLVSDRLSTIMLFVSSIVLFAVMWYGISQGVRDGDEDDPVAVFLPIYMLLCMGVNLSFLAGDLFNLYVGFEVFLVASYVLLTMGASPGRVRAGIGYVMVSIASSMVFIFALAMIYSAVGTVNMAQVGIRMEEIPQGTRAAIFATLLVAFGIKAAIFPLDAWLPDSYPTAASLVTAVFAGLLTKVGVYAIIRMRSTVFTDGSLDTLLMWVALLTMIVGVMGALAQNDIKRLLSFTLVSHIGYMIFGIALGSVAGLSGAIFYAVHHILVQTSLFLVVGLVERQAGSAQLRRLGSLMYTAPLIAILYIIPALNLGGIPPFSGFLGKIMLIQAGAEDGSWLAWVLIIGAVVTSLLTLYAMILVWSKAFLRDRNDAPEGDVAMARPSTLADRYATTTVAERQDPGRIPVGMIMSTALLVTTSLSMTVLAGPISDITDRAAQSTQDQAIYRDAVLDGDLDNPTRRPEEFAKPSTGAGGYDSLEQRKTLGEEQAPQTTGVTTEQVPVPVHDEGGDQ; the protein is encoded by the coding sequence ATGCCGTACCTCACGGTCATGCCGCTGATCCTGCCCGCCGCAGCCGCCGGCCTCATCCTGATCTCCGGGCGCCACCTGCGCACTCAGCGCACCATTGCGCTGTTCACGCTCTTCGCGCTCGCGGTCATCTCCGCCACGATGATCATCGCCGTGGACATCCACGGCATCCAGACCGTGCAGATGGGCGGTTGGGACGCTCCCATCGGCATCACGCTTGTGAGCGATCGCTTATCGACGATCATGCTGTTCGTCTCATCCATCGTCCTGTTCGCAGTGATGTGGTACGGCATTTCCCAAGGTGTTCGCGACGGCGATGAGGATGACCCCGTCGCTGTGTTCCTGCCGATCTACATGCTGCTGTGCATGGGCGTGAACCTGTCCTTCCTCGCAGGCGACCTGTTCAACCTCTACGTCGGCTTCGAGGTCTTCCTCGTCGCCTCCTATGTGCTGCTGACCATGGGCGCCTCCCCCGGCCGCGTGCGCGCCGGCATCGGGTACGTGATGGTTTCCATCGCATCCTCGATGGTGTTCATCTTCGCCCTTGCGATGATCTACTCCGCGGTAGGCACGGTGAACATGGCGCAGGTAGGCATCCGGATGGAGGAGATCCCGCAGGGCACCCGGGCTGCGATCTTTGCCACCTTGCTCGTAGCGTTCGGCATCAAGGCGGCGATCTTCCCGCTCGATGCCTGGCTGCCGGACAGCTACCCCACCGCGGCCTCACTGGTGACGGCCGTCTTCGCGGGCCTGTTGACCAAGGTCGGCGTGTACGCCATCATCCGAATGCGCTCCACCGTGTTCACCGATGGCTCGCTGGATACGCTTTTGATGTGGGTTGCGTTGCTCACCATGATCGTCGGCGTGATGGGCGCGCTCGCCCAAAATGACATCAAACGTTTGCTGTCGTTCACCCTGGTCAGCCACATCGGCTACATGATCTTCGGCATCGCGCTCGGCTCCGTCGCCGGGCTGTCCGGCGCGATTTTCTACGCAGTGCACCACATTTTGGTGCAAACCTCGCTTTTCCTCGTGGTCGGCCTGGTGGAGCGCCAGGCTGGCTCGGCGCAGCTGCGCCGCTTGGGCTCGCTGATGTACACCGCACCCTTGATCGCGATCCTCTACATCATCCCGGCGCTAAACCTCGGCGGCATCCCGCCGTTCTCCGGATTCCTGGGCAAGATCATGCTCATCCAGGCAGGTGCGGAGGACGGCTCCTGGCTGGCGTGGGTACTCATTATCGGCGCCGTGGTCACCTCTCTGCTCACGCTCTACGCGATGATCCTGGTCTGGTCGAAGGCGTTCCTGCGCGACCGCAACGACGCCCCCGAAGGCGATGTCGCCATGGCGCGACCATCCACCTTGGCGGACCGCTACGCCACGACCACCGTCGCCGAGCGCCAAGACCCGGGCCGCATCCCGGTGGGCATGATCATGTCCACCGCGCTGCTGGTGACCACGTCGCTATCCATGACCGTGCTCGCTGGCCCGATCTCGGACATTACCGACCGCGCCGCACAGTCCACCCAGGACCAAGCGATCTACCGCGACGCGGTGCTCGACGGTGACCTGGACAACCCGACCCGGCGGCCGGAGGAGTTCGCTAAACCGTCAACCGGTGCCGGTGGCTACGACTCGCTGGAGCAGCGCAAGACACTCGGCGAGGAGCAGGCACCGCAAACCACCGGTGTGACCACCGAACAGGTGCCGGTCCCAGTCCACGACGAAGGCGGTGACCAGTGA
- a CDS encoding Na+/H+ antiporter subunit A — protein sequence MLTLLIALFATTVAAPVLLRVIGRPAFGILAIVPAVGFGWMVSLFNRGVFRDGGEIVAAFQWMPSTHLNLEFRLDALAALFSLIILGVGALVLFYCWGYFDQNPRRLAKFAAELTMFATVMYGLVISDNFLLMYVFWELTSVLSYLLVSYYGERASSRRAAIQALLITSFGGLAMLVGINLLGAQTGIWKLSEISQFADLEATTGISVAIVLIMLGALTKSAQAPWHFWLPGAMAAPTPVSAYLHSAAMVKAGIYLVARLAPDLAAVQTWHLVVLTTGCATMLLGGWMALKQRDLKLILAYGTVSQLGFITAVIGIGSREATMAGLALTFGHSLFKATLFMVVGAIDHATGTRDIRKLSGLGKKEPIIAILAIVSAASMAGIPPLFGFVAKEAALEAVLHEELLTGMPGKITLVVLVVGSILTMAYSLYFLHGAFATKGDVEDVDDKGYSPVVREMHDIVPTMWLSPLVLTICTVVFGMFPAWFSGAFNDYLGVRFPAVDKQELKLWHGVTVPLILTVVIVAAGAVMFWQRDLVRRAQPERPALGDADAVWDNLLSALRTISLRLTASTQRGSLTINLAMIFATLMVVPLAYLIFGESNSIRMILWDSAWQGIVVIIMVAMAVFATLQNNRLSALVMVGLTGYSLAMIFALHGAPDLALTQALVETIVMVIFMLVLRKMPTEVEPRTDDNRLRAWLSIGVGLSVTTVAMTAMSARVADPISQHMPDLAYEIGHGRNTVNVLLVDLRAADTFGEIIVLVIAATGVASLIFGTGKFGRASRRPTLSTTKARWLAAGVASETEQNRSIMVDVVTRILFPSMMLLSVYFFFSGHNAPGGGFAGGLVAALAFSLRYLAGGREEIEEALPIDPAKLLGAGIMISFLAVVTPLFFGYPPLMSNYVSLELPLIGEFDVPSALVFDAGVYVIVIGLIMHVLTSMGAYLDREEDLRKERARDRARELQEKNQKRRNKQAKVRQARQEERVDFATAGSTAVDTKLDAKVDTKREDND from the coding sequence GTGCTGACGCTGCTCATCGCGCTATTCGCCACGACGGTTGCAGCACCGGTTCTTCTGCGAGTGATTGGGCGCCCGGCGTTCGGCATCCTCGCAATCGTCCCGGCCGTTGGCTTCGGTTGGATGGTCAGCCTGTTCAATCGTGGCGTGTTCCGCGACGGCGGCGAGATCGTTGCGGCGTTTCAATGGATGCCGTCGACGCACCTTAATCTGGAATTCCGGCTTGACGCCCTCGCGGCGCTGTTCAGCCTCATCATCCTGGGTGTCGGCGCGCTGGTGCTGTTTTACTGCTGGGGCTACTTCGACCAGAACCCGCGCCGCCTGGCCAAGTTCGCCGCCGAGCTGACCATGTTTGCCACCGTCATGTACGGGTTGGTGATCTCGGACAACTTCCTACTGATGTACGTGTTCTGGGAGCTGACCTCGGTGCTGTCGTACCTGTTGGTCTCCTACTACGGCGAGCGCGCCTCGTCCCGGCGCGCAGCCATCCAGGCTCTGCTGATCACGTCGTTCGGCGGCCTCGCGATGCTTGTGGGCATCAATCTGCTCGGCGCGCAGACCGGCATCTGGAAGCTCTCCGAGATCTCCCAATTCGCCGACCTCGAGGCCACCACCGGTATCTCGGTCGCGATCGTGCTCATCATGCTTGGCGCGCTGACCAAGTCGGCGCAAGCCCCGTGGCACTTCTGGCTGCCCGGTGCGATGGCGGCACCGACCCCGGTCTCGGCGTACCTGCACTCCGCTGCCATGGTGAAGGCGGGCATCTATCTGGTCGCGCGCTTGGCGCCGGACCTCGCCGCGGTGCAGACCTGGCACCTCGTCGTCCTCACCACCGGCTGCGCGACCATGCTGCTCGGCGGCTGGATGGCACTGAAGCAGCGCGACCTCAAGCTCATCCTCGCCTACGGCACCGTTTCGCAGCTGGGATTCATCACCGCGGTGATTGGCATCGGTTCGCGCGAAGCCACCATGGCTGGCCTGGCGCTCACGTTCGGACACTCGTTGTTCAAGGCGACGCTGTTCATGGTGGTCGGCGCGATCGACCACGCCACCGGGACGCGCGACATCCGCAAGCTCTCGGGCTTGGGCAAAAAGGAGCCGATCATTGCCATCCTGGCCATCGTGTCGGCGGCCTCGATGGCGGGCATCCCGCCGCTGTTCGGCTTCGTGGCCAAGGAAGCCGCGCTCGAAGCGGTGCTGCACGAGGAGCTGCTCACCGGTATGCCGGGCAAGATCACGCTCGTGGTGCTGGTCGTCGGCTCCATCCTCACCATGGCGTACTCGTTGTACTTCCTGCACGGGGCGTTCGCCACCAAGGGCGATGTTGAAGACGTCGACGACAAGGGCTACTCCCCGGTCGTGCGCGAGATGCACGACATCGTGCCCACCATGTGGCTCTCCCCGCTCGTCCTCACCATTTGCACGGTGGTCTTCGGCATGTTCCCGGCGTGGTTCTCGGGGGCCTTTAACGATTACTTGGGAGTGCGCTTCCCGGCCGTCGATAAGCAAGAGCTCAAGCTGTGGCATGGGGTGACTGTGCCGCTGATCCTGACTGTGGTGATTGTTGCTGCTGGTGCGGTGATGTTCTGGCAGCGTGACCTGGTGCGGCGCGCACAGCCGGAGCGCCCGGCGCTGGGTGATGCCGACGCAGTATGGGACAACCTGCTCAGTGCCCTGCGGACCATCTCGCTGCGCCTGACGGCGTCGACGCAGCGCGGCTCGCTGACCATCAACCTGGCGATGATTTTTGCGACGCTGATGGTGGTGCCGCTGGCGTACCTGATCTTCGGCGAGAGCAACAGCATCCGCATGATTCTGTGGGACAGCGCGTGGCAGGGCATCGTGGTCATCATCATGGTGGCCATGGCGGTATTTGCCACACTGCAGAACAACCGCCTGTCTGCGCTGGTGATGGTGGGCTTGACCGGCTACAGCCTGGCGATGATCTTCGCACTCCACGGCGCACCGGACCTGGCGCTGACGCAGGCGCTGGTGGAGACCATCGTGATGGTGATTTTCATGCTGGTGCTGCGCAAGATGCCCACCGAGGTTGAGCCGCGCACTGACGACAACCGCCTGCGCGCGTGGCTGTCTATCGGCGTGGGACTCAGCGTGACCACCGTGGCCATGACCGCGATGTCCGCGCGGGTGGCGGATCCGATTTCGCAGCACATGCCGGATCTGGCGTACGAGATCGGCCACGGCCGCAACACCGTGAACGTGCTGCTGGTGGACCTGCGCGCGGCCGATACGTTCGGCGAGATCATTGTGCTAGTCATCGCGGCGACCGGCGTGGCCAGCCTGATCTTTGGCACCGGCAAGTTCGGCCGCGCGTCGCGCCGACCGACGCTGTCCACCACAAAGGCGCGTTGGCTCGCCGCCGGCGTGGCCAGCGAGACGGAGCAAAACCGCTCCATCATGGTCGATGTGGTCACGCGCATTCTGTTCCCGTCAATGATGCTGCTGTCCGTGTACTTCTTCTTCTCCGGCCACAACGCGCCGGGCGGCGGTTTCGCCGGCGGACTTGTTGCGGCGCTTGCGTTCTCGCTGCGCTACCTCGCGGGCGGGCGCGAGGAGATCGAGGAGGCGCTGCCCATCGACCCGGCGAAACTGCTGGGTGCCGGCATCATGATTTCGTTCCTCGCGGTGGTCACCCCGCTGTTCTTCGGCTACCCGCCGCTGATGAGTAATTACGTCAGTTTGGAGCTGCCGCTGATCGGCGAGTTCGACGTGCCGAGCGCGCTAGTCTTCGACGCCGGCGTGTACGTCATCGTCATTGGCCTGATCATGCACGTCCTCACCTCCATGGGTGCCTACCTCGACCGCGAGGAGGACCTGCGCAAGGAGCGCGCCCGCGACCGCGCGCGAGAGCTGCAGGAGAAAAACCAGAAGCGGCGCAACAAGCAGGCAAAAGTACGGCAGGCTCGGCAAGAGGAAAGAGTTGACTTTGCGACGGCCGGTTCAACCGCAGTCGACACCAAGCTCGACGCCAAGGTCGACACCAAGAGGGAGGACAACGACTAG
- a CDS encoding acetyl-CoA acetyltransferase yields MFTATATSTAATHTDRTHSLHGALHLLSTAHPHLEGHPQHAPHAEPAEQHIEPDPLKARYEIDANLPRELRHEARDMDWGLFIATYAPEPTLKVTLTACKQKDWMKSEYSFDVYASPKASASRNFHETIEATGPVRAISQLLDRHRRYVEILAFHQIEIFEATATCLKIGHSERDHRKAWVIGFGGTPEASAAAAMSAGAQRIHGNL; encoded by the coding sequence ATGTTCACCGCCACCGCCACCAGCACCGCCGCTACCCACACCGATCGTACCCACTCGCTCCACGGCGCACTGCACCTCTTGTCGACGGCGCACCCGCACCTCGAGGGTCACCCGCAGCACGCGCCTCACGCTGAACCGGCTGAGCAGCACATCGAGCCCGACCCACTCAAGGCGCGCTACGAAATCGACGCCAACCTCCCCCGCGAGCTTCGCCACGAAGCACGCGACATGGACTGGGGTCTATTCATAGCCACCTACGCGCCGGAGCCGACGCTGAAAGTCACGCTCACTGCGTGCAAGCAGAAGGATTGGATGAAGTCCGAGTACTCCTTCGACGTTTACGCCAGCCCGAAGGCTTCCGCCTCGCGGAATTTCCACGAGACGATCGAGGCTACCGGCCCAGTTCGCGCGATCAGCCAGCTCCTCGACCGCCACCGCCGCTACGTCGAGATCCTCGCATTCCACCAGATCGAGATCTTTGAGGCGACCGCGACCTGCCTGAAGATCGGTCACTCCGAGCGCGATCACCGCAAGGCATGGGTCATTGGTTTCGGCGGCACCCCGGAAGCGTCCGCGGCCGCCGCAATGTCTGCCGGCGCACAGCGCATCCACGGCAACCTCTAA
- a CDS encoding peptide deformylase, translated as MTIRPIVIYGDPVLHTPTKEVTQPVAELQELIADMHETMDAAHGVGLAANQVGVPLRLFVYHCPDGEEMRRGTVINPVLETSEIPKTMPRDDGEDDEGCLSVPGEGWPTGRADWAKVTGLDENGKQIEVEGTGFFARCLQHEVGHLDGYVYTDVLTGRYKKEAKRAIRDNGWTEAGNTWLPGTDPDPFGH; from the coding sequence ATGACCATTAGACCAATCGTGATTTACGGCGACCCCGTCCTGCACACGCCCACAAAGGAAGTGACGCAGCCGGTTGCGGAGCTACAAGAGCTCATCGCCGACATGCACGAGACCATGGACGCCGCACACGGCGTTGGCCTGGCCGCGAACCAAGTCGGCGTCCCGTTGCGGCTGTTCGTCTACCACTGCCCGGACGGCGAGGAGATGCGCCGCGGCACCGTGATCAATCCCGTGCTGGAGACCAGCGAGATTCCGAAGACCATGCCGCGCGACGACGGCGAAGACGACGAGGGCTGCCTCTCGGTCCCGGGTGAGGGTTGGCCCACCGGCCGCGCGGACTGGGCGAAGGTCACCGGGTTGGACGAAAACGGCAAACAGATCGAGGTCGAGGGCACCGGTTTCTTCGCGCGCTGCCTGCAGCACGAGGTCGGCCACCTCGACGGCTACGTCTACACCGACGTGCTCACCGGCCGCTACAAGAAGGAAGCCAAGCGCGCGATCCGCGACAACGGCTGGACCGAGGCCGGCAACACCTGGCTGCCGGGCACGGATCCAGACCCGTTCGGGCACTAG
- a CDS encoding Na+/H+ antiporter subunit E, with amino-acid sequence MLHGFKNRFRGPFVVWLTLMWILLMGELSWGNLAAGLALAVLLVVLLPLPEVPRQDTKVHWGKLVAFIFIWVRDLLVASAKVAWLALRRQEPPPNAIVRVPMRVSSELVLYLATCAYNLQPGGSVTDIDIANREWTIHILDARDEAAVQKEIRNVQTLERQMIEIFEGRR; translated from the coding sequence ATGCTGCACGGATTCAAGAATCGCTTTCGCGGGCCGTTCGTCGTTTGGCTCACGCTGATGTGGATTCTGCTGATGGGCGAGCTGAGCTGGGGAAACCTCGCGGCTGGCCTCGCACTCGCGGTCCTCCTCGTGGTGCTGCTGCCACTGCCGGAAGTGCCGCGCCAGGATACGAAAGTGCACTGGGGCAAACTCGTCGCCTTTATCTTCATCTGGGTCCGAGACCTATTGGTGGCGTCGGCGAAGGTGGCGTGGCTCGCGCTGCGTCGTCAGGAGCCGCCGCCGAACGCCATCGTCCGGGTGCCGATGCGCGTGTCGTCGGAACTGGTCCTCTACCTGGCCACCTGTGCGTACAACCTGCAGCCGGGCGGGTCTGTCACCGACATCGACATCGCCAACCGTGAGTGGACCATCCACATCCTCGACGCGCGCGACGAGGCCGCGGTGCAAAAAGAAATCCGCAACGTGCAGACACTGGAGCGCCAGATGATCGAGATTTTCGAAGGTAGGAGGTAA
- a CDS encoding DUF3263 domain-containing protein: MLYILGMLSHTDIAVLDFAAHAPRSLGAREEAIQRELGITPVRYYQRLNALLDSPDALESSPQLVRRLQRLRDASFNGAS; the protein is encoded by the coding sequence ATGCTGTATATATTAGGCATGCTTTCCCACACCGATATCGCCGTCCTCGACTTCGCCGCCCACGCTCCGCGTTCGCTCGGCGCGCGGGAGGAAGCGATTCAGCGGGAGCTCGGGATCACCCCCGTGCGCTACTACCAGCGGCTCAACGCCCTGCTCGACTCACCCGATGCGCTCGAGTCAAGCCCCCAGTTGGTTCGCCGTTTGCAAAGGCTTCGCGACGCCTCGTTCAACGGCGCGTCGTAA
- a CDS encoding monovalent cation/H+ antiporter complex subunit F — protein MDATVYNIFLGVAAVLIAVGFVILAWRVIVGPDSMDRVLGNDAITASLQCALALYICWTLDTTVVNVMIVIALLGFISSLSVARFRKRDGSL, from the coding sequence ATGGACGCCACCGTGTACAACATCTTCCTCGGCGTCGCGGCCGTGCTGATTGCCGTGGGGTTCGTCATCCTCGCCTGGCGCGTGATTGTCGGACCGGATTCCATGGACCGCGTGCTGGGCAACGACGCCATCACGGCCTCCCTGCAATGCGCGCTCGCGCTCTACATCTGTTGGACACTGGACACCACCGTGGTCAACGTGATGATCGTGATCGCACTGCTCGGATTCATCTCTTCGCTCTCCGTCGCGCGTTTCAGGAAGCGGGATGGTTCGCTGTGA
- a CDS encoding LytR C-terminal domain-containing protein encodes MTTKYNFGNPGDRGDHGDDGRLEPHDAYPVDEYPAAVPADLDGTDDADDAADYVEFEDVDDYRGAHRRDADEEYEDYGEYDEYADDYGEYADDDNTSVIPAAAGAAAAGAAGTAAATRGKRGDGEVRGKGRRQAKSSAGSSAVAAGGVPKRGLAMILIAVAALLLLWGIYAMMQNRGADNDAAPASTEATTAATETVANTGAPGAGSNSGAGADAGAGAGQTGAQDPNATAADGANPQDPNATAADGANPQDPNRPDAQDPNAPAPAPAAGGTALTAANAEVFVFNNSGVPNAASDTAARLDSQFNVANNSPDPATMNMPEQQYGVFPETTVFFDPQVPGAEQVAADIAQQVGGVPRATNDLPQDATGLPEPAAGNRNAITVVLTR; translated from the coding sequence GTGACTACTAAGTACAACTTCGGCAACCCCGGCGACCGCGGTGACCACGGGGATGATGGCCGCCTCGAGCCGCACGACGCCTACCCCGTCGACGAGTACCCTGCAGCGGTCCCGGCCGATCTGGATGGCACCGATGACGCGGATGACGCGGCCGACTACGTCGAGTTCGAAGATGTCGACGACTACCGTGGCGCCCACCGTCGCGATGCCGACGAGGAGTACGAAGACTACGGCGAATACGACGAGTACGCCGATGATTACGGTGAATACGCTGACGACGACAACACCTCCGTCATCCCCGCTGCCGCTGGTGCGGCGGCAGCTGGTGCCGCGGGCACCGCAGCTGCGACGCGAGGTAAGCGTGGGGATGGGGAAGTGCGTGGAAAGGGGCGTCGACAAGCGAAAAGCTCTGCTGGCTCGAGCGCGGTTGCTGCTGGTGGGGTGCCCAAGCGCGGGCTGGCGATGATCCTGATCGCGGTGGCGGCGTTGCTGCTGCTGTGGGGCATTTACGCGATGATGCAAAACCGCGGTGCGGACAACGACGCGGCACCAGCGAGCACCGAGGCCACGACCGCGGCGACTGAGACCGTGGCGAACACCGGCGCGCCGGGCGCGGGTTCAAATTCGGGTGCAGGCGCAGATGCTGGTGCGGGGGCTGGCCAGACTGGCGCGCAGGATCCGAACGCGACCGCGGCTGACGGCGCGAACCCGCAGGATCCGAACGCGACCGCGGCTGACGGCGCGAACCCGCAGGATCCGAACCGGCCAGACGCCCAGGACCCGAACGCGCCGGCTCCCGCTCCGGCGGCAGGCGGCACCGCGCTGACCGCAGCGAACGCTGAGGTGTTCGTGTTCAACAACTCCGGAGTGCCGAATGCGGCTTCCGATACCGCAGCGCGTCTGGACTCGCAGTTCAACGTGGCCAACAACTCGCCCGACCCAGCGACGATGAACATGCCGGAGCAGCAATACGGTGTGTTCCCGGAGACCACCGTGTTCTTCGACCCGCAGGTTCCGGGTGCGGAGCAGGTTGCGGCAGACATCGCGCAGCAAGTCGGTGGCGTCCCGCGCGCGACCAACGATCTTCCGCAGGACGCGACCGGGCTGCCGGAGCCGGCGGCCGGAAACCGCAACGCGATCACCGTCGTCCTCACCAGGTAG
- a CDS encoding Na(+)/H(+) antiporter subunit C encodes MEANLFLLIGSGVLITCGVYLMLDRALTKMIMGVLLIGNGGNLLLLQAGGQAGSPPILERSSEVAAEMADPLAQAMILTAIVISMALAGFMLSLAYRQYRYRTDDIIERDEEDRAVATRPTTPSAAPDHDASDDPETGRLSSSGDAFGPHFFENPVREADGER; translated from the coding sequence ATGGAAGCGAACCTGTTCCTCCTCATCGGCTCCGGCGTGCTGATCACGTGCGGGGTGTACCTCATGCTGGACCGCGCGCTGACCAAGATGATCATGGGCGTGCTGTTGATCGGCAACGGCGGCAACCTGCTGCTGCTGCAGGCCGGCGGTCAGGCGGGCTCCCCGCCGATCCTCGAGCGCTCCTCCGAGGTGGCCGCGGAGATGGCGGACCCGCTCGCGCAGGCGATGATCCTCACCGCGATTGTGATCTCGATGGCGCTCGCGGGCTTCATGCTGTCGCTGGCCTACCGCCAGTACCGCTACCGCACGGACGACATCATCGAGCGCGATGAAGAGGACCGCGCCGTGGCCACGCGCCCGACCACCCCGTCGGCCGCACCGGATCACGACGCTTCCGACGACCCGGAGACCGGGCGCCTGTCGTCTTCGGGCGACGCCTTCGGCCCGCACTTCTTCGAGAACCCGGTGAGGGAGGCCGACGGTGAACGTTAG
- a CDS encoding glutamate--cysteine ligase, with protein MDPFRDFARSTDNTLGVEWEVGVLDPETLDLVPRAADVIDEVVSKHPDTHLEREFLQNTIELVTPVCANIREAVDALQRDLTRIQDVAKRQNLLLWAGGGHPFTDFREQALSPKITYEEIINRTQYWGKQMLLWGIHCHIGISHEDKVWPIINAIMTKYPHLLALSASSPGWEGLDTGYASNRTMLYQQLPTAGMPYQFQNWDEWVGFMHDQQTSGVINHTGSMHFDVRPAAKWGTIEVRISDATSNLRELAAIVALTHCLVVHYDRMLEAGEPLPTLQPWHVAENKWRGARYGLEAVVITSRATDERWVSEELSLLVDELLPTAQDLDCVEELRLVEDILERGAGYQRQRRIYQETGDWRAVVKSSVQEMTELTW; from the coding sequence ATGGATCCGTTCCGCGATTTCGCCCGCTCTACCGACAACACCCTCGGCGTGGAGTGGGAGGTCGGCGTCCTTGACCCGGAAACGCTCGACCTCGTGCCCAGGGCGGCAGACGTGATCGACGAAGTCGTATCAAAGCATCCCGACACGCACCTCGAGCGCGAGTTCCTCCAGAACACCATCGAGCTGGTGACCCCGGTGTGCGCGAACATCCGCGAGGCCGTCGACGCGCTGCAGCGCGACCTGACGCGGATCCAAGACGTCGCAAAGCGTCAAAACCTGCTGCTTTGGGCCGGTGGCGGCCACCCGTTCACCGACTTCCGCGAGCAGGCGCTGAGCCCGAAGATCACCTACGAGGAGATCATCAACCGCACCCAGTACTGGGGCAAACAAATGCTCTTGTGGGGCATTCACTGCCACATCGGCATCAGCCACGAGGATAAAGTCTGGCCGATCATCAACGCGATCATGACGAAGTACCCGCACCTGCTCGCCCTTTCCGCATCCAGCCCCGGCTGGGAGGGCCTGGACACCGGCTACGCGTCCAACCGCACCATGCTCTACCAGCAACTTCCCACCGCGGGCATGCCGTACCAGTTCCAAAACTGGGACGAGTGGGTCGGCTTTATGCACGACCAACAAACCTCCGGCGTGATCAACCACACCGGCTCGATGCACTTCGACGTCCGCCCCGCCGCGAAATGGGGCACGATCGAGGTCCGCATCTCCGACGCCACCTCCAACTTGCGCGAACTCGCCGCCATCGTCGCGCTCACCCACTGCCTGGTCGTGCACTACGACCGCATGCTCGAAGCCGGCGAGCCGCTCCCCACCCTCCAGCCGTGGCACGTCGCGGAAAACAAGTGGCGCGGCGCGCGCTACGGTCTCGAAGCAGTCGTCATCACCAGCAGGGCCACAGACGAACGGTGGGTGTCGGAAGAGCTTTCATTGCTTGTCGACGAGCTCTTGCCCACCGCCCAGGACCTCGACTGCGTCGAGGAACTGCGGCTGGTTGAGGACATCCTGGAGCGTGGCGCGGGATACCAGCGACAGCGCCGCATCTATCAGGAGACCGGGGACTGGCGCGCCGTCGTCAAGAGCTCTGTGCAAGAGATGACTGAGCTGACCTGGTAA
- a CDS encoding monovalent cation/H(+) antiporter subunit G encodes MITDIISLIFILPGAFMVFSAAVGTVRFKSTLARVHAITKPQTTGLLLMITGTMIRLVGAPDFSVYERGDIGMMVLLVIFALMTNPVTAQRLGRVARMEGLYGPEEDLTVNERPATYHPGRVNPTSDATKTQKAGKSGKDV; translated from the coding sequence GTGATCACCGACATCATCTCGCTCATCTTCATCCTCCCCGGCGCGTTCATGGTCTTCTCCGCGGCGGTGGGCACCGTGCGCTTCAAGTCCACCCTTGCGCGCGTCCACGCGATCACAAAACCGCAGACCACCGGTCTGCTGCTCATGATCACCGGCACCATGATCCGCCTCGTCGGCGCACCGGATTTCAGCGTCTACGAACGCGGCGACATCGGCATGATGGTCCTGTTGGTCATCTTCGCGCTGATGACCAACCCGGTCACCGCGCAGCGCCTCGGCCGCGTCGCCCGCATGGAGGGCCTCTACGGCCCGGAGGAAGACCTCACGGTCAACGAGCGCCCAGCCACCTACCACCCAGGCCGCGTCAACCCCACCAGCGATGCCACCAAGACCCAGAAGGCAGGCAAGTCCGGCAAGGATGTTTAG